In one Silene latifolia isolate original U9 population chromosome 10, ASM4854445v1, whole genome shotgun sequence genomic region, the following are encoded:
- the LOC141606847 gene encoding uncharacterized protein LOC141606847 — MTWRTDGKFKSSIRRNPLRDVTNSAINAPSKKPHLLKLNNKKHFTSLKKRKLHQEEEEEMSFNGDPLHRLLLLHSDVSSLLRQIDEVVVEAVKVKMDDEKSKEINSFTNVLSDVKSSLAPWILRLQKSLAAPNAGSDSNIHSSENSIGAPTLNESEEPEVGTPEPTVPESLVSPSPLVSWRANNCLAEGGKQLFLLTPLPKPTASTSKPFASVKPADCSSKATRVPSLAENGKSENNKPEIEAESPLEIPICDLSTVLTTPCLKNPPVTCVQKEPYHQFSYRKIDQFHKSTPFPVGHNRFSESTDSESSSGEVSQKLGLKYPELVGIKPSCTLRNEQKIFEASPAWIRSPPKCCTLMEPLDEKPVKHDSPLNDCLQNITSTFNQQMSLAPPNQDTETKKGNIEMVESTPVWKGCASTVRTGKRPGENTLKKELWTRFEAASLTNGFDLNFEETPHKGFLDRLEEAS; from the exons ATGACGTGGCGAACCGACGGAAAGTTCAAATCTTCCATTAGAAGAAACCCTCTTCGTGACGTCACCAATTCCGCCATTAACGCACCTTCGAAAAAACCCCATCTTCTCAAACTCAACAACAAAAAACACTTTACTTCTTTGAAGAAACGGAAGCTTcatcaagaagaagaagaagaaatgtcgTTTAATGGCGACCCGCTTCACCGCCTTTTATTGCTTCATTCCGATGTTTCTTCTCTTCTTCGTCAG ATCGATGAAGTTGTTGTCGAAGCTGTCAAAGTGAAGATGGACGATGAGAAGAGTAAGGAAATCAATTCTTTCACCAACGTGTTGTCAGATGTCAAATCCTCTCTCGCG CCGTGGATTCTCAGACTTCAGAAGTCGCTAGCTGCCCCTAATGCTGGTTCTGATTCTAATATTCACTCGAGCGAGAATTCCATTGGAGCTCCTACTTTGAATGAGAGTGAGGAGCCTGAAGTTGGTACTCCTGAACCCACTGTACCGGAATCTCTGGTCTCTCCTTCACCCCTTGTATCTTGGCGCGCTAATAATTGCTTAGCCGAAGGAGGTAAACAGCTTTTTCTGCTCACCCCTCTGCCAAAGCCAACAGCATCGACTTCTAAGCCTTTCGCTTCAGTTAAGCCAGCCGATTGCTCCAGTAAAGCTACTAGAGTTCCCTCTCTTGCTGAAAACGGTAAATCTGAAAATAACAAGCCTGAGATCGAAGCTGAGTCTCCTTTGGAAATACCTATATGTGATTTATCCACGGTGTTGACAACCCCGTGCCTTAAAAACCCTCCAGTAACATGTGTGCAGAAAGAGCCATATCATCAGTTCTCGTACAGAAAGATTGATCAGTTCCACAAGTCCACGCCTTTTCCAGTAGGACATAACAGGTTTTCTGAGTCGACAGATTCTGAGAGCTCCAGTGGCGAAGTTTCTCAGAAATTGGGACTGAAGTACCCTGAACTCGTTGGAATAAAGCCCTCCTGTACTTTAAGAAATGAACAGAAAATTTTTGAAGCGTCACCAGCTTGGATACGATCACCACCCAAGTGTTGTACTTTGATGGAACCACTCGATGAGAAACCTGTCAAACACGATTCTCCTTTGAACGACTGTCTGCAAAACATAACCAGTACATTTAATCAGCAAATGAGTCTTGCTCCTCCTAACCAAGACACGGAAACCAAAAAAG GCAACATTGAAATGGTGGAAAGCACTCCTGTATGGAAAGGGTGTGCAAGTACAGTGAGGACAGGAAAACGCCCTGGCGAGAATACATTGAAGAAGGAACTATGGACAAGGTTCGAAGCTGCATCATTGACAAATGGGTTCGACCTCAACTTCGAGGAAACTCCTCACAAAGGATTTCTTGACAGATTGGAAGAAGCCTCTTGA
- the LOC141606848 gene encoding casein kinase 1-like protein 10, protein MDHVIGGKFKLGRKIGSGSFGELYLGINVQTGEEVAVKLESAKTKHPQLHYESKLYMLLQGGTGIPHIKWYGVEGEYNVMVIDLLGPSLEDLFNYCSRKFSLKTVLMLADQMINKVEYMHSRGFLHRDIKPDNFLMGLGRKANQVYVIDFGLAKKFRDLQTHKHIPYRENKNLTGTARYASVNTHLGVEQSRRDDLESLGYVLMYFLRGSLPWQGLKAGTKKQKYDKISEKKMLTPIEVLCKNYPSEFTSYFHYCRSLRFDDKPDYSYLKRLFRDLFIREGYQFDYVFDWTILKYPQIGSSSRTRPALKPALTPGPSAERADRTSVGQEIRDRVSGAVEAFARRNSQVSGLQADQSRHRSLGDPSSKDMQGELERGRSSRNGSTSKRAVGSTSRPSSSNGPSDGRSSRLLASSGHVSTTQRIQPGLESKTSSRTRVSATRPGRDDTLRSFDFLSIGTGRRK, encoded by the exons ATGGATCATGTAATTGGTGGAAAGTTTAAGCTTGGGAGAAAGATTGGAAGTGGTTCATTTGGGGAGCTTTATTTAG GTATCAATGTGCAGACTGGAGAAGAAGTGGCTGTTAAGCTG GAATCTGCAAAGACAAAGCACCCTCAATTGCATTATGAGTCAAAATTGTACATGCTTCTTCAGGGAGGAA CTGGTATTCCACATATCAAGTGGTATGGAGTAGAAGGCGAGTACAATGTTATGGTTATTGACCTTCTTGGCCCGAGTTTGGAAGACTTGTTTAACTACTGCAGCCGCAAGTTTTCATTGAAGACAGTTCTAATGCTTGCTGATCAAATG ATCAATAAAGTGGAGTACATGCACTCAAGAGGTTTTCTGCATCGTGATATCAAACCCGACAACTTTTTAATGGGCCTCGGACGTAAGGCAAATCAG GTGTATGTCATTGATTTTGGACTTGCAAAAAAGTTTCGTGATCTACAAACACACAAACACATACCTTACAG AGAGAACAAGAATCTCACGGGGACTGCTCGATATGCCAGTGTTAATACACATCTTGGTGTTG AACAAAGCAGAAGAGATGACTTGGAGTCCCTTGGTTATGTGCTCATGTATTTCTTAAGGGGAAG TCTCCCATGGCAGGGCTTGAAAGCTGGTACTAAAAAGCAGAAGTATGACAAAATCAGTGAAAAGAAAATGCTCACCCCAATTGAG GTACTTTGCAAAAATTATCCATCGGAGTTCACATCATACTTCCACTACTGTCGCTCTTTAAGATTTGATGACAAGCCAGATTATTCGTATCTTAAGAGGCTTTTCAGGGACCTTTTCATCAGAGAAG GTTACCAGTTTGACTATGTATTTGATTGGACTATACTGAAATACCCACAGATTGGTTCTAGCTCTCGAACACGG CCGGCTCTCAAACCAGCTTTAACTCCAGGGCCATCTGCAGAAAGAGCTGACAGGACTTCAG TGGGACAAGAAATTCGAGATAGAGTTTCAGGGGCTGTTGAGGCATTTGCTAGAAGAAATAGTCAGGTCTCTGGGTTGCAAGCCGATCAATCTCGTCATAGATCACTAGGGGATCCATCGTCCAAGGATATG CAAGGTGAACTTGAAAGAGGCCGCAGTTCTCGAAATGGCAGTACTTCAAAAAGAGCAGTTGGTTCAACTAGTAGGCCAAGCTCCTCTAATGGGCCCAGTGACGGCCGATCAAGCCGGCTGTTGGCAAGCAGTGGCCATGTTTCTACAACTCAAAGGATACAGCCAGGGTTAGAGTCAAAAACATCTTCTCGTACACGCGTCTCTGCAACAAGACCAGGTCGAGATGATACTTTACGCAGCTTTGACTTCTTGTCTATTGGCACGGGTCGAAGAAAATAG